In a single window of the Streptomyces sp. HUAS ZL42 genome:
- a CDS encoding DUF6571 family protein: MALTFTDLVEVNLGQLATAVSDWNRTVDSLRTAAENAQNGMRSKSDAARWAGANATVTREFITKTAKEISDLHMEAKSIFRVLEDGHTELASLQKQIKRAVGVDAANLGVRVEDIGDGKVRCFFPHVRGDTDERTQEQLDAKQELESRINRILAHAAEIDTSVARALANSHGNDAHNAGHSDYESLNDAEVERALELARKGDKMSDAELRELNELLRFNSGEKDGEFATEFYQGLGGPEKALEFYAEMSINGTDPNATKIRLDAVQDLQKVMGYTLANATDPDHKHHLPDSWNADFRRLGTQQIGWERGQMNKPYGYQVLGGLLRYGNYDARFLTPIAEHITQLHKEDPYRFLSNKPGGWPDNYGFNPSGKLGTGNDPLNSVLEALGHSPEASEKFFTQPPTAYNEDGTVKKDGNLGFDSYLDVFTDKDFEWTIDTNDTNVLADEDKTKKALGFGPEALGHALEAATTGRPYDSDDAADAIKHTEARANLVREIVDKFGENPELIRHNENGDIDQESGPLYALRGSLGDITAEYMGDFQRAMYREDPSSDFFPTFGEAAGLDSNNTARFLGEVGQDPDAYAAITNAQQAYTADVVDHVINGDSHSTASLDGRVGAAVAPGSAIAGVLSDARAHAIYEYHTASDQEYNEAAADKQKWVNRILGMGIEKVGERVPIAGTALEWASEDIQESIMKSIEQDTATEAQAQAGMEYTNGRNAAIDSAEAAVNHALMNNETINPDTADDLKRAARTSAGHSHSDGAQWKSESSAN, from the coding sequence GTGGCTCTCACTTTCACTGACCTTGTCGAGGTCAACCTTGGCCAGCTCGCCACCGCCGTTTCGGACTGGAACAGGACCGTCGACAGTCTCAGGACGGCTGCGGAGAACGCCCAGAACGGCATGCGGTCCAAGTCGGACGCAGCTCGGTGGGCCGGCGCCAACGCCACGGTGACGCGGGAGTTCATCACCAAGACGGCGAAGGAGATCTCGGATCTCCACATGGAGGCGAAGAGCATCTTCAGGGTGCTGGAGGACGGACACACGGAGCTGGCCTCACTCCAGAAGCAGATCAAGCGGGCCGTGGGGGTGGACGCGGCCAATCTCGGTGTTCGCGTCGAGGACATCGGTGACGGCAAGGTGCGCTGTTTCTTCCCCCATGTCCGCGGTGACACGGACGAACGTACGCAGGAGCAGCTCGACGCCAAGCAGGAGCTGGAGAGCCGGATCAACCGGATCCTCGCCCACGCCGCGGAGATCGACACCTCAGTCGCCCGGGCACTGGCAAACAGCCACGGCAACGACGCGCACAACGCGGGCCACAGCGATTACGAGTCACTGAACGACGCCGAGGTCGAACGCGCCCTCGAACTGGCCCGCAAGGGCGACAAGATGTCCGACGCGGAACTGCGCGAGCTGAATGAGCTACTGCGGTTCAACTCCGGTGAGAAGGACGGTGAGTTCGCAACCGAGTTCTACCAGGGGCTCGGCGGACCCGAGAAGGCGCTGGAGTTCTACGCCGAGATGTCCATCAACGGCACCGACCCAAACGCGACCAAGATCCGGCTCGACGCGGTGCAGGACCTGCAGAAGGTCATGGGCTACACGCTGGCCAACGCCACTGACCCGGATCACAAGCACCACCTGCCCGACAGCTGGAACGCGGACTTCCGCCGCCTCGGCACCCAGCAGATCGGCTGGGAGCGCGGACAGATGAACAAGCCGTACGGCTATCAGGTCCTCGGCGGGCTGCTCCGGTACGGCAACTACGACGCGAGGTTCCTCACACCCATCGCGGAGCACATCACGCAACTCCACAAGGAAGACCCGTACCGCTTCCTTTCCAACAAACCCGGGGGCTGGCCGGACAACTACGGCTTCAACCCGTCGGGCAAACTCGGCACCGGAAACGACCCGCTCAACAGCGTCCTGGAGGCCCTGGGCCACAGCCCGGAAGCCTCCGAGAAGTTCTTCACCCAGCCGCCGACCGCCTACAACGAGGACGGCACGGTGAAGAAGGACGGCAACCTCGGATTCGACTCGTACCTCGATGTGTTCACCGACAAGGACTTCGAGTGGACGATCGACACCAACGACACGAATGTCCTGGCGGACGAGGACAAGACGAAGAAGGCCCTGGGCTTTGGGCCCGAGGCGTTGGGGCATGCGTTGGAGGCGGCAACGACTGGACGGCCGTACGACAGCGACGACGCCGCGGATGCCATCAAGCACACCGAGGCACGCGCCAACCTGGTCCGCGAGATCGTCGACAAGTTCGGTGAGAATCCTGAGCTTATTCGGCACAACGAGAACGGGGACATCGACCAGGAATCAGGGCCTCTCTACGCGCTGAGAGGAAGTCTCGGGGACATCACAGCCGAGTACATGGGCGATTTCCAGCGGGCGATGTACAGGGAAGACCCCAGCAGTGACTTCTTCCCAACGTTCGGTGAGGCAGCAGGCCTCGACTCCAACAACACAGCTCGCTTCTTGGGTGAAGTGGGTCAGGATCCTGACGCCTATGCGGCCATCACAAATGCCCAGCAGGCCTACACGGCTGACGTCGTGGATCACGTGATCAATGGTGACAGCCATTCGACGGCGTCCCTGGATGGACGAGTGGGTGCCGCAGTCGCCCCCGGTTCGGCGATCGCAGGCGTCTTGAGCGATGCCAGAGCACACGCGATTTACGAGTACCACACTGCTTCCGACCAAGAATACAACGAGGCTGCGGCTGACAAGCAGAAGTGGGTGAACCGCATCCTGGGCATGGGAATTGAGAAGGTTGGCGAACGGGTTCCCATTGCTGGAACTGCTCTTGAGTGGGCCTCGGAAGACATCCAGGAGTCCATTATGAAGAGCATCGAACAGGACACGGCGACCGAGGCGCAAGCACAGGCGGGCATGGAGTACACGAATGGTCGTAATGCAGCCATTGACTCAGCCGAAGCCGCCGTGAATCACGCTCTGATGAACAATGAGACCATCAACCCCGATACCGCCGATGACCTCAAACGGGCGGCGCGAACATCCGCCGGCCACAGCCACTCGGACGGCGCGCAGTGGAAATCGGAGAGTAGCGCCAATTGA